The Sphingosinicella flava genome includes the window GCTGATCGAGGAAGCGAAAATCGGCGTTCTTTCAGGCTCGTTGCTGTCGGCCCTTGCCGGATATGCGATATTGCGCTTTGCTCCGCCTTATCCCCATCAGGCACGCGGCACCGCAACGGCCGCCCGCCACGAGGACGCCTACCCATGAAGCTCCCCGCTTTTCTTCTCTCCCTATTCCTCCTCGCCGGCTGCGTGTCGAACGGCGTCCGCCAGGACAATCTGGGCGAGATCGCCGCCGACTATGTCCAGATGACGCTGGAAATCGGCGAGCGCGAGCCCGGCTATGTCGACGCTTATTATGGGCCGAAGGAATGGCAGGACGCCGCCAAGGCCGCGCCCCGCTCGCTCGCCGACCTGGCCGAGGAAGCGCGCCGCCTCACCGGCCGCGTCAACGCGCTGAAAACGGACGGCCTCGACGCGACGAGCCTGCGTCGCCGCGATTTCCTCCTGGCGCAACTCACCGCCGCGACGACGCGATTGCGCATGCTGCAGGGCGAGAAGCTCTCCTTCGCCGAAGAAGCGAAGGGCCTGTTCGGCGTCACGCCGGAATTGAAGGAACTCTCCGCCTACGATCCCATCCTCGCCCGCATCGAAACCCTCGTGCCAGGCACTGGCCCCTTGTCCGAGCGCGTCGACGCCTTCCAGGATCGCTTCACCATTCCCAAGGACCGCCTGAAGCCGGTGTTCGACGCCGCCATCGCCGAATGCCGCCGCCGCACCGCGGTGCATATCGCGATGCCCGCGAACGAGAGCTTCAAGATGGAATTCGTCACCGGCAAGAGCTGGTCCGGCTACAATTACTACCAGGGCAACGCCCATAGCCTCATCCAGATCAACACCGACCTGCCGATCCGCATCAGCCGCGCCGTCGATCTCGGCTGCCACGAAGGCTATCCGGGCCATCATGCGCTCAACATGCTGCTCGAGGAGCGGCTCACCAAAGGCAAGGGCTGGATCGAATTCAGCGTCTATCCGCTCTATTCGCCCCAGTCGCTGATCGCCGAGGGCTCGGCCAATTACGGCATCGACCTCGCCTTCCCCGGCCCCGAGCGCCTCGCCTTCGAGACGCGAGCCCTTTATCCACTCGCGGGCATCCCCACCGCGGACGCCGCCAAATATCTGGAACTCCTCAAGGCCACCAGCGAACTCGCCGGCGCCCGCTTCACCATCGCCCGCGATTTCCTGGAAGGCCGCATCGACCGTGCCAAGGCGGTCGAACTCACCCAGAAATACCAGCTGGTGTCAAAAGCGCGCGCCGAACAGTCGATCGACTTCACCACCCAGTATCGCAGCTACGTGATCAATTACGGCCTCGGCCAGGACATGGTCCGCACCTATGTCGAAGCCGCCGGGCCGTCATCCGACGCCCGCTGGAAGAGGATGGAAGAAGTGATCTCGGAACCGACGCTGCCGAACGATTTGTTGAGGCGATAATTTCTGCCCTCTCCCGTCAAAGGGAGAGGGGATTTCATCACAGCTTCTCGGTCAGTTCCGGCACAATCTTGAAGAGATCGCCGACCAGGCCGATGTCCGCGACCTGGAAGATCGGGGCGTCCTCGTCCTTGTTGATGGCGACGATGGTCTTCGAATCCTTCATGCCCGCCAGGTGCTGGATCGCGCCGGAAATGCCGACCGCGATATAGACTTCGGGGGCGACGATCTTGCCGGTCTGGCCGACCTGATAGTCGTTGGGCACATAGCCCGCGTCCACCGCCGCGCGCGATGCGCCGACAGCCGCGCCCAGTTTGTCCGCCAGCGGCTCGATATATTGGTGGAAGGCTTCGCCAGACCCAAGCGCACGGCCGCCCGACACGATGATCTTCGCGCTGGTCAGTTCCGGACGTTCGCTATGCGCGACTTCCTGACCGACGAAGCTCGACAGGCCCTTGTCGCCGGTCGCGCCGACCGCCTCGACGGTGCCGCTTCCGCCTTCGCGAGGCGCCTTGTCGAAGGCGGTGCCGCGCACGGTTATGACCTTCTTGGCATCCGAAGACTGTACCGTGGCGATGGCGTTGCCGGCGTAGATCGGCCGGGTGAAGGTGTCGTCGC containing:
- a CDS encoding electron transfer flavoprotein subunit alpha/FixB family protein: MKTLVLVEHEGGQLKDATLSAVTAAAKLGEVHLLVAGQGVGGVAEQAAKIAGVGKVHVADDAAYAHGLAENVAPLVAGLMEGHDAFLAPATTTGKNIAPRVAALLDVMQISDIISVESDDTFTRPIYAGNAIATVQSSDAKKVITVRGTAFDKAPREGGSGTVEAVGATGDKGLSSFVGQEVAHSERPELTSAKIIVSGGRALGSGEAFHQYIEPLADKLGAAVGASRAAVDAGYVPNDYQVGQTGKIVAPEVYIAVGISGAIQHLAGMKDSKTIVAINKDEDAPIFQVADIGLVGDLFKIVPELTEKL